The DNA window GTCCCCAGGAGGATGACCATCTTGAAGAAGACCGCCAAACCATCGGTCCTCAGGAACCCGCCGAAGGCCGGCACGGCGCCGGTGGAACAATAGCTGAAGGAACAAGGAAGGCTCGCCAAGGCGCCCAAGATGCCAAGGGCGGCTAGGAACTCCAGGACCAACCGGTCCTTGGTCTTCGGCATCCAAAGGTCGACCAGAAGGATCAAGGAGGCGGTAACGACCAGGAAAAGTTCGGGAAGGAACGAGGAAAGAAGGGTCACTTAAAGCCTCCGATGTGGTCGACCAAGGGGCCCATGGCCGCGTTGGAAAGATCCACGAAGGGTTTGGGATAAAGACCGACCGCCAGGGAAACGATCAGAAGGAAGGCGATGGGTAGGATCTCGATGAAGGTCCCGTCCTGGACCTCTTCTTTATAGTGCGGGTCCTTGACCGGTCCGTAAAAGACCATTTGGACCAGCCGAAGGTAGTAGACCGCCGTCAACACGATCGCCAGGATGGCGATCGGGAAAAGGATCTGGAAGATGGGGAACCCTCCCGCGAAACCGCTACGGTAGGCGCCCAGGAAGATCAGGAACTCACCCACGAAACCGCTCAAACCCGGCAACCCGACATTGGCCATGGCCGCCGCCACGAAAAGGCCGCTGAGAATGGGCATACAGGCTCCCAAGCCCCCCAGTTTGGATAATTCCCGGGTATGGGCCTTTCCATAGACCGTCCCGACCAGGGCGAAGGTCATGGCCGCCACGATCCCATGGGACAGGGTCTGGATGACCGCGCCGTTCAACCCGGCCTGTTGCATGGTGCAGATCCCGAAAAGGATGGCCCCGCAATGGGAGACCGAGGAATAGGCGATGACATACTTGAAGTCCTTCTGTTTCAAGGCCACCAAGGCCGCGTAAAGCATATTGACCAGGGTCAAGAGAACCAAAAGGGGCATCCAGTGCTTGGCCCCCTCGGGGAAGGCTGGAAGGGCCACCCGGATGACGCTATAGCCCCCCAAGCTTTTCAACACACCGGCATGGAGCATGGAAGCCGCGGTGGGCGCCGATCCGTAACCATCCGGGGACCAAGTGTGGAACGGGAAGACGGCCGAGATGACCCCGAACCCCAGGAACAGGAGTGGGAACCAAAAGTTTTGGAAGGAGCTCGAGAAGCCGGTCTGGGCGAGGTCCCCCAGGATGCGGATATCGAAAGTGTGGACGTTCGACGTGAAGTACATGGCCAGGAAGCCGACCAGCATGAAAGCGGACCCTGCCAGGAGCATCAGGGTCAGTTTCATGGCGGCGTATTCCTTGCGCCCCGTTCCCCAGATGCCGACCAGGAGGTACATGGGGAGCACCGCGAACTCGTAGAACAGGAAGAAGAAGAACAGGTCCAGGCTCTCATAGGCCCCCGCCACCCCGCCCACTAGGAGCGAAAAGAGAACGAAGTATTCCTTGACCCGCAGAGTGATCTTCCAGGAGATGAGCGAGCCGGCGAAATAGACACAGGCCACCAGGAAGACCATCAGGGTGCTCATACCGTCCACGCCCAGGAGGTACTTGATGCCGAAATTCGCCAGCCAAGACACCTCTTCCACCATCTGGAACCCGCCTTGGGAGACCTGGTAGCCGTGGAAGACGTTCAGGGCGACCCCAAG is part of the bacterium genome and encodes:
- a CDS encoding NADH-quinone oxidoreductase subunit M — translated: MPQVLAAILIPFVASLALFHAPGAGFSLLPPLTAFILIPNIAALLVLATKDSWAKWISLVCASLELGVALNVFHGYQVSQGGFQMVEEVSWLANFGIKYLLGVDGMSTLMVFLVACVYFAGSLISWKITLRVKEYFVLFSLLVGGVAGAYESLDLFFFFLFYEFAVLPMYLLVGIWGTGRKEYAAMKLTLMLLAGSAFMLVGFLAMYFTSNVHTFDIRILGDLAQTGFSSSFQNFWFPLLFLGFGVISAVFPFHTWSPDGYGSAPTAASMLHAGVLKSLGGYSVIRVALPAFPEGAKHWMPLLVLLTLVNMLYAALVALKQKDFKYVIAYSSVSHCGAILFGICTMQQAGLNGAVIQTLSHGIVAAMTFALVGTVYGKAHTRELSKLGGLGACMPILSGLFVAAAMANVGLPGLSGFVGEFLIFLGAYRSGFAGGFPIFQILFPIAILAIVLTAVYYLRLVQMVFYGPVKDPHYKEEVQDGTFIEILPIAFLLIVSLAVGLYPKPFVDLSNAAMGPLVDHIGGFK